In the Paroedura picta isolate Pp20150507F chromosome 15, Ppicta_v3.0, whole genome shotgun sequence genome, one interval contains:
- the LOC143824521 gene encoding protein KASH5-like: protein MTGQSDEDCRFQSLYRRLDPEERGIFVEFPTFCQAMKEWIAECQKEGEEGTDVTSSITDLQQGNKQLAMQNAKLQRTIETAEELNLRLSEEIADLKGKLRGNQQALEQARAMADELEDMKFFSRSLEEENRKLHMQGRQLVSTS, encoded by the exons ATGACAGGACAGAGTGATGAAGACTGTAGGTTTCAGTCTCTCTATAGAAGACTGGATCCAGAAGAGAGAGGCATTTTTGTTGAGTTTCCTACCTTCTGTCAAGCCATGAAGGAATGGATAGCCGAATGCCAAAAAGAGGG agaggaggggacAGATGTGACGAGCAGCATCACAGATTTGCAGCAGGGGAACAAGCAGCTAGCCATGCAAAATGCCAAGCTGCAAAGGACAATCGAGACGGCAGAAGAGCTCAATTTGCGACTTTCTGAGGAGATTGCTGACCTGAAAGGAAAGCTGAGAGG CAATCAGCAAGCCCTAGAACAAGCTAGAGCAATGGCAGATGAATTAGAAGACATGAAGTTTTTCTCCAGAAGTTTGGAAGAGGAGAATAGAAAACTTCACATGCAGGGAAGGCAGCTGGTCAGTACTTCCTGA
- the LOC143824554 gene encoding dickkopf-related protein 3-like isoform X2 has product MTCLKDGECCLGYLCVWGKCAEGVSQGESGTRCDPNRDECASGLCCATSSSLSFPVCAPYPKEGEACQTPSTTFFGLMGWGNQAAFAKSGQYCPCAQGLQCRSKRYAVSTCEKPENSMEINSPGEQLPVLQPILLNRNKEEAYYGDSRPEGQLAIVSLPRGLYSTEDAELSEDYEEKRLSPWEERDDPNRSDFQELEQKADQMGQYFGPGFY; this is encoded by the exons ATG ACTTGCCTAAAGGATGGCGAATGCTGCTTGGGTTACCTGTGCGTATGGGGCAAGTGCGCAGAAGGTGTGAGCCAAGGAGAGAGTGGGACGAGATGCGACCCAAACAGAGACGAATGTGCTTCAGGATTGTGCTGTGCCACCAGCAGCT CTTTATCATTTCCAGTCTGCGCTCCATATCCGAAAGAAGGAGAAGCATGCCAGACACCTAGCACAACCTTCTTTGGGCTGATGGGCTGGGGTAACCAGGCGGCATTTGCCAAATCCGGGCAGTATTGTCCATGTGCCCAGGGCTTGCAGTGCAGAAGTAAAAG ATATGCCGTTTCTACATGTGAAAAGCCAGAGAACAGCATGGAGATCAACAGCCCCGGTGAACAGCTGCCTGTTTTACAGCCTATCCTGTTGAACCGGAACAAGGAGGAGGCTTACTATGGTGACTCGAGGCCAGAGGGCCAACTGGCCATAGTCAGCCTGCCCAGAGGCCTTTATTCTACGGAAGATGCTGAGTTGAGTGAAGACTACGAAGAGAAGAGACTGTCTCCATGGGAGGAAAGGGACGATCCCAACCGGTCGGATTTCCAGGAACTCGAGCAGAAGGCTGACCAAATGGGACAGTACTTTGGACCCGGCTTTTACTAA
- the LOC143824554 gene encoding dickkopf-related protein 3-like isoform X1 produces the protein MVCKSLRLVCENDNDCQKDQFCFRSLLASRCQQCKAKDMTCLKDGECCLGYLCVWGKCAEGVSQGESGTRCDPNRDECASGLCCATSSSLSFPVCAPYPKEGEACQTPSTTFFGLMGWGNQAAFAKSGQYCPCAQGLQCRSKRYAVSTCEKPENSMEINSPGEQLPVLQPILLNRNKEEAYYGDSRPEGQLAIVSLPRGLYSTEDAELSEDYEEKRLSPWEERDDPNRSDFQELEQKADQMGQYFGPGFY, from the exons GTGTGCGAGAATGACAATGATTGTCAAAAGGATCAATTCTGTTTCCGGTCGCTGCTTGCATCCCGGTGTCAGCAGTGCAAGGCTAAGGATATG ACTTGCCTAAAGGATGGCGAATGCTGCTTGGGTTACCTGTGCGTATGGGGCAAGTGCGCAGAAGGTGTGAGCCAAGGAGAGAGTGGGACGAGATGCGACCCAAACAGAGACGAATGTGCTTCAGGATTGTGCTGTGCCACCAGCAGCT CTTTATCATTTCCAGTCTGCGCTCCATATCCGAAAGAAGGAGAAGCATGCCAGACACCTAGCACAACCTTCTTTGGGCTGATGGGCTGGGGTAACCAGGCGGCATTTGCCAAATCCGGGCAGTATTGTCCATGTGCCCAGGGCTTGCAGTGCAGAAGTAAAAG ATATGCCGTTTCTACATGTGAAAAGCCAGAGAACAGCATGGAGATCAACAGCCCCGGTGAACAGCTGCCTGTTTTACAGCCTATCCTGTTGAACCGGAACAAGGAGGAGGCTTACTATGGTGACTCGAGGCCAGAGGGCCAACTGGCCATAGTCAGCCTGCCCAGAGGCCTTTATTCTACGGAAGATGCTGAGTTGAGTGAAGACTACGAAGAGAAGAGACTGTCTCCATGGGAGGAAAGGGACGATCCCAACCGGTCGGATTTCCAGGAACTCGAGCAGAAGGCTGACCAAATGGGACAGTACTTTGGACCCGGCTTTTACTAA
- the LOC143824491 gene encoding GTPase KRas-like has product MPAAGSESERARSAYKSTGNGNFLLLDILDTARQEEYSAMRDQYMRTGEGFLCVFAINNTKSFEDVHHYREQINRVKDSDDVPMVLVGNKCDLPSRTVDTKQAQELARSYGIPFVETSAKTRQGVEDAFYTLVREIRKHKEKINNGRKKKSSKRKCVIL; this is encoded by the exons ATGCCGGCTGCAGGAAGTGAAAGCGAGAGAGCGCGTTCAGCGTATAAAAGCACGGGAAACGG AAATTTTCTGCTCTTGGATATTCTGGACACAGCCAGACAAGAGGAATACAGTGCCATGCGTGACCAGTATATGAGGACGGGGGAAGGCTTCCTTTGTGTCTTTGCCATCAACAACACAAAGTCTTTTGAAGATGTTCACCACTACAG AGAACAGATCAACCGTGTAAAGGACTCCGATGACGTCCCCATGGTGCTGGTTGGTAACAAGTGCGATCTCCCCTCTCGGACAGTGGACACAAAACAGGCTCAGGAACTGGCCAGAAGCTACGGGATCCCCTTTGTAGAGACCTCTGCCAAAACCAGACAG GGAGTGGAGGATGCTTTCTACACCCTGGTGCGAGAAATCCGAAAACACAAAGAGAAGATCAACAATGGGCGCAAGAAGAAATCTTCCAAAAGGAAGTGCGTCATCCTCTGA